The Fusobacterium sp. JB019 genome has a segment encoding these proteins:
- a CDS encoding MATE family efflux transporter gives MKILKNERLRMYFVLLLTLFLPTLYSTFRIFWLGNIPSDSGINIASQISWINLIFESVSEMLLLPLFYIIGKSKSNLKDLENKITTGIIFSLTIYLFIIIIINLNLESLLNFMSQRKNLISQSMIYIRLELISILFDVIYNFMMIFLISLNSIKRIFKLLILKTGLNILFDILFISNLNLSFNIGVNGIAISNILNNFILLIIIIIMLKNMNINILKFKKIEFKWILEWIKVGSFSGIESAIRNLTFIFIILKMMNMISNQGNFWIANNFIWGWLLVPILALGNLIKKEISENYNDLNKRLKDYFKTTSFIIFFWIITIPFWKLFLEKMMNVQDSENVIKIIFTLLIFMIVFSYNNIIDSVFYALGRTDLMLIQSLFVNIVYYSFILILYKYGTIKLSVINISLIFGTGILIDSLLTFYLFLYSIKSRSLLKNYN, from the coding sequence ATGAAAATTTTAAAAAATGAAAGACTCAGAATGTATTTTGTATTATTGTTAACATTATTTTTACCAACATTATATTCAACCTTTAGAATTTTTTGGCTAGGAAATATACCTAGTGATTCAGGCATAAATATAGCATCTCAAATAAGTTGGATTAATTTAATTTTTGAATCTGTTAGTGAAATGTTATTATTGCCTTTATTTTATATTATTGGCAAATCTAAATCTAATTTAAAAGATTTAGAAAATAAAATAACTACTGGTATAATTTTCTCTTTAACTATATACCTATTTATTATTATTATAATTAATCTTAACTTAGAATCTCTTCTCAATTTTATGTCCCAAAGAAAAAATTTAATTTCTCAAAGCATGATTTATATCAGACTAGAACTAATATCTATCTTGTTTGATGTTATTTATAATTTTATGATGATTTTTTTAATCAGCTTAAACAGCATCAAAAGAATATTTAAATTATTAATCTTAAAGACAGGTTTAAATATTTTATTCGATATATTGTTTATCAGTAATCTAAATCTATCTTTTAATATAGGAGTAAACGGAATTGCTATTAGTAATATTTTAAACAATTTTATTTTGTTGATAATTATAATTATTATGCTTAAAAATATGAATATCAATATTCTTAAATTTAAAAAAATTGAATTTAAATGGATTTTAGAATGGATTAAAGTAGGTAGTTTTTCAGGAATAGAATCTGCAATTAGAAATTTAACATTTATATTCATTATCTTAAAAATGATGAATATGATTTCAAATCAAGGAAATTTTTGGATAGCTAATAATTTTATTTGGGGTTGGCTATTAGTACCTATTTTAGCTTTAGGAAATTTAATTAAAAAAGAAATTTCAGAAAATTATAATGATCTAAATAAAAGATTAAAAGACTATTTTAAAACAACGTCTTTTATTATCTTCTTTTGGATAATCACCATACCTTTTTGGAAATTATTTTTAGAAAAAATGATGAATGTACAAGACAGTGAAAATGTTATTAAAATTATTTTCACATTATTAATTTTTATGATAGTTTTCTCTTATAATAATATAATCGATAGTGTCTTCTATGCTTTAGGTAGAACAGACTTAATGCTAATTCAATCTTTATTTGTTAATATTGTTTATTATAGTTTTATTTTAATTTTATATAAATATGGAACTATAAAATTATCAGTTATAAATATTTCTTTAATATTTGGTACCGGAATTTTAATAGATAGTCTTTTAACTTTTTATTTATTTTTATACTCCATTAAAAGTAGATCTTTATTAAAAAATTATAATTAA
- a CDS encoding TIR domain-containing protein: protein MEGRNKTYVCFDAEDIPMYELMQTWNENDNFDFNFYDACYSDESCSEDAEEMERMVSKKMIDAKVLVVLIGEKTKYLHKYIKYEIQLAIDADLPIIAVNLNGKDKIDEERCPIMIDKALSLHIAFGEKELRTALEKWPSYHEAYSEKGDNKNYTLEDLD, encoded by the coding sequence ATGGAAGGTAGAAATAAAACATATGTTTGTTTTGACGCAGAGGATATACCTATGTATGAATTAATGCAAACATGGAACGAAAATGATAATTTTGATTTTAATTTTTATGATGCTTGTTATTCTGATGAAAGTTGTTCTGAAGATGCAGAAGAAATGGAAAGAATGGTAAGCAAAAAAATGATTGATGCAAAAGTTTTGGTTGTTTTAATTGGGGAAAAGACGAAATATCTACACAAATATATTAAATATGAAATTCAGTTGGCAATTGATGCGGATCTTCCTATTATAGCAGTTAATTTAAATGGTAAAGATAAAATAGATGAGGAAAGATGCCCTATTATGATAGATAAAGCTCTTTCTCTTCATATAGCTTTTGGAGAAAAAGAGTTGAGAACAGCTTTAGAAAAATGGCCATCATATCATGAAGCTTATAGTGAAAAAGGAGATAATAAAAATTATACTTTAGAAGATTTAGATTAA
- the glpQ gene encoding glycerophosphodiester phosphodiesterase, which yields MEMKKTLLVLTLLGSIGTVANAVTASSGKEYDRVIIAHRGASGYLPEHTLEAKALAFAEGADYLEQDLAMTKDDKLVVIHDHFLDGLTDVAKKFPNRARKDGRYYVVDFTLAEIQTLSMTENFKTVDGKQVQVYPDRFPMWKSHFEIHTFEQELEFIQGLEKSTGRTVGIYPEIKAPWFHHQNGKDIAKATLEVLKKYGYTTKDSPVYFQTFDYNELKRVKTKLLPEMGMNLKLVQLVAYTDWHETEEKNSKGEWVNYDYSWMFEKGAMKEISKYADGIGPGWYMMIDDKNSTKGHVKLTPMAGYIKTSGMECHPYTVRKDALPNYFDNVNEMYETLLYKANATGLFTDFPDLGVKYVQSK from the coding sequence ATGGAAATGAAAAAAACATTATTAGTTTTAACGTTACTTGGTAGTATTGGAACAGTTGCAAATGCAGTGACAGCATCTAGTGGAAAAGAATATGATAGAGTTATCATAGCTCATAGAGGTGCTTCAGGATATTTGCCAGAACATACTTTGGAAGCAAAAGCTTTAGCATTTGCTGAAGGAGCAGATTATTTAGAGCAAGATTTAGCTATGACAAAGGATGATAAACTAGTTGTTATTCATGATCATTTTTTAGATGGTTTAACAGATGTAGCTAAAAAATTTCCAAATAGAGCAAGAAAAGATGGTCGTTATTATGTTGTAGATTTTACTTTAGCAGAAATTCAAACATTATCAATGACAGAAAATTTTAAAACTGTTGATGGTAAACAAGTACAAGTGTATCCAGATAGATTCCCAATGTGGAAATCTCATTTTGAAATTCATACTTTTGAACAAGAATTAGAATTTATTCAAGGATTAGAAAAATCAACAGGAAGAACAGTTGGTATTTATCCTGAAATAAAAGCTCCTTGGTTCCATCATCAAAATGGAAAGGATATTGCAAAAGCAACTTTAGAAGTATTAAAAAAATATGGTTATACAACTAAAGATAGTCCTGTTTATTTCCAAACATTTGACTATAATGAACTAAAACGTGTAAAGACAAAATTATTACCTGAAATGGGAATGAATTTAAAACTAGTTCAATTAGTTGCTTATACTGATTGGCATGAAACAGAAGAAAAAAATTCAAAGGGTGAATGGGTAAATTATGATTATAGCTGGATGTTTGAAAAAGGTGCTATGAAAGAAATATCTAAATATGCAGATGGAATTGGTCCAGGATGGTATATGATGATAGATGACAAAAATTCAACTAAAGGTCATGTGAAATTAACTCCAATGGCAGGATATATTAAAACTTCAGGAATGGAATGTCATCCTTATACAGTAAGAAAAGATGCGTTACCAAATTATTTTGATAATGTAAATGAAATGTATGAAACATTACTTTATAAAGCAAATGCAACAGGATTATTTACAGATTTTCCTGATTTAGGTGTTAAATACGTTCAAAGCAAATAA
- a CDS encoding YccF domain-containing protein, with translation MSTLLNIIWLFLGGLVLSLSWVIAGILSFIFIVTIPFASGCFEMARATLSPFGKDVTLKRHLGSELRPISAFFWIILFGIWLAVGHIISGISLCLTIVGIPMGLQNFKLVRVAFNPYKYALVEGR, from the coding sequence ATGAGTACATTATTAAATATTATATGGTTATTTTTAGGAGGCTTAGTTTTATCATTAAGCTGGGTTATAGCAGGGATACTAAGCTTCATATTTATAGTAACTATTCCATTTGCCAGCGGATGTTTTGAAATGGCAAGAGCAACATTAAGTCCTTTTGGAAAGGATGTTACATTGAAAAGGCATTTAGGAAGTGAGTTAAGACCAATATCAGCATTTTTTTGGATAATATTATTTGGTATATGGTTAGCTGTAGGACATATTATATCAGGAATATCTTTATGTTTGACTATAGTTGGAATTCCTATGGGATTACAAAATTTTAAGCTTGTGAGAGTAGCTTTTAATCCATATAAGTATGCTTTGGTAGAAGGAAGATAA
- a CDS encoding TolC family protein: protein MNKKIIILLMTSIFFNGCNNLKKDYENTSNKVEMYTKISKNNEINSEWWKEYKDENLNYLIELGLKNNKDLLKGAIGINKALYKANIIGSDLVPEFSGTLSSSASKNIKNGESSVLSHTGKIGIDYEIDLWRRLSDMKDSKEWEYKATIQDYEEIKLVLINNIINSYFSIIYFENYILVSKDMIKNYEKIEKMVSDKYKYGVLDGSDKEEAKRKILESKNSLLSYEKEKKEQESLMRNLLNLKPDKKLKITPKKMDKIKNIGVDLNVPIKAIGNRPDIKAYEYRLKSMFKNARSSEKQIYPNITLSSSLTSSSEKIKNTLKSPVGLGGISISLPFLNWNEVKWGIETDKASYLEAKENFEQGITKALNSIDYNYFAYISELENYNNALKIGKVNETIAKNYENKYKNGSLGIDDWLTSLNTKLSSQLDIIKGKYEIIEAENKIYQSMGGKLTVSSK, encoded by the coding sequence ATGAATAAAAAAATAATTATTTTATTAATGACCTCAATTTTTTTTAATGGATGTAATAATTTGAAAAAAGATTACGAAAATACAAGTAATAAAGTAGAGATGTATACTAAAATATCAAAAAATAATGAAATTAATAGTGAGTGGTGGAAGGAATACAAGGATGAAAATCTAAATTATTTAATAGAATTAGGTTTGAAAAATAATAAAGATTTATTAAAAGGAGCTATAGGTATAAATAAGGCTCTATATAAGGCAAATATAATTGGAAGTGATTTAGTTCCTGAATTTAGTGGAACCCTTAGTTCATCAGCATCTAAAAATATAAAAAATGGAGAAAGTTCAGTTTTAAGTCACACTGGAAAAATAGGAATAGATTATGAAATAGATTTATGGAGAAGACTCTCTGATATGAAGGATTCAAAGGAATGGGAATATAAAGCGACTATTCAAGATTATGAAGAAATAAAATTAGTATTAATAAACAATATAATTAATTCTTATTTTTCAATAATTTATTTTGAAAATTACATTCTTGTGAGCAAGGATATGATCAAAAATTATGAGAAGATAGAAAAAATGGTATCTGATAAATATAAGTACGGAGTTTTAGATGGTTCTGATAAGGAAGAAGCTAAAAGAAAAATCTTAGAAAGTAAAAATAGTTTATTAAGTTATGAAAAGGAAAAGAAAGAACAAGAGAGCTTAATGAGAAATCTTTTGAATTTAAAACCAGATAAGAAATTAAAAATTACTCCTAAGAAAATGGATAAAATAAAAAATATAGGTGTGGATTTAAATGTTCCTATTAAAGCAATAGGGAATCGTCCTGACATAAAAGCTTATGAATACAGATTAAAAAGTATGTTTAAAAATGCAAGATCAAGTGAAAAACAAATATATCCCAATATAACTTTAAGTTCTAGTCTAACTTCTAGCAGTGAAAAGATAAAAAATACTTTAAAATCTCCAGTGGGATTAGGGGGGATAAGTATAAGCCTTCCATTCTTAAACTGGAATGAAGTAAAATGGGGAATAGAAACAGATAAGGCCTCTTATTTAGAAGCTAAGGAAAACTTTGAACAAGGAATAACAAAAGCTTTAAACTCTATAGATTATAATTATTTTGCATATATAAGTGAATTAGAAAATTATAATAATGCCTTAAAAATAGGAAAGGTTAATGAGACGATAGCTAAAAATTATGAGAATAAATATAAAAATGGAAGCCTTGGAATTGATGACTGGCTTACTTCTTTAAATACTAAATTATCTTCTCAGTTAGATATTATAAAGGGAAAATATGAAATAATAGAAGCAGAGAATAAAATTTATCAAAGTATGGGAGGAAAACTAACTGTTTCTTCTAAATAA
- a CDS encoding MacB family efflux pump subunit has product MSKLIELKNINKYFGEGENKVHVLKDVSIEIRKGEFISIIGQSGSGKSTLMNIIGCLDKPTDGSYIIDGRETIKLSKNELSFLRQQKFGFIFQRYNLIASLTAVENVALPSIYAGLGEKERTENAIELLEKLDLGNKTKNKPNELSGGQQQRVSIGRALMNGGEIILADEPTGALDSKSGEMVMEILTNLHKEGHTIILVTHDKNIANYANRIIEIKDGEIYKDSTNKKLEIDHCEELAEKVEHEKTRKDKINFYKSQISESLKMSINAIVTHKMRSLLTMLGIIIGIASIICVVALGNGSQQKILENINSLGTNTLDVYNGVGRGDRYAKKNLTIKDAEYLEKQFYIESITPNTADTGILTYKNKALDATLRGVGQGYFQIKGLSIGEGSKFAEEDVEKNAQVVLIDENTKEELFKDENPVGKIIIYNKKPLKIVGTAIANSNISMNSSSLVLYAPYTTVMNKITGDNRINSITLKIKNEVDMQIAEKNVTNILKIRHGKKDFFIMNIDTLKKTVESTTNAMRLLIACIACISLVVGGIGVMNIMLVSVTERTKEIGIRMAIGAKQRDILQQFLIEAILLCFIGGAIGVLLSVGFGNLFNMLTDRFTMIFSYASIIISVLCSTIIGILFGYLPAKNASELDPINALSRE; this is encoded by the coding sequence ATGTCTAAATTAATAGAGTTAAAAAATATAAACAAATATTTTGGTGAAGGTGAAAATAAAGTACATGTTTTAAAGGATGTTTCAATAGAAATAAGAAAAGGTGAATTTATATCTATTATAGGTCAGTCAGGTTCTGGGAAATCTACACTTATGAATATTATAGGTTGCTTAGATAAACCTACAGATGGATCTTATATAATAGATGGAAGAGAGACTATAAAACTTTCAAAGAATGAACTTTCATTTTTAAGGCAGCAAAAGTTTGGATTTATTTTTCAAAGATATAATTTAATAGCAAGTTTAACTGCTGTTGAAAACGTAGCTCTACCTTCAATTTATGCTGGTTTAGGTGAAAAAGAAAGAACTGAAAATGCTATTGAACTTCTTGAAAAATTAGATTTAGGAAATAAAACTAAGAATAAACCAAATGAACTTTCAGGTGGACAACAACAAAGGGTTTCAATAGGAAGAGCTCTTATGAATGGTGGAGAAATAATATTAGCAGATGAACCCACAGGAGCTTTGGATTCTAAAAGTGGAGAGATGGTAATGGAAATTTTAACAAATCTTCATAAGGAAGGACATACTATTATATTAGTTACCCATGATAAAAATATTGCAAATTATGCAAATAGAATAATAGAAATAAAAGATGGAGAAATATATAAAGATTCTACAAATAAAAAATTAGAAATAGATCATTGTGAAGAGTTAGCTGAAAAAGTAGAACATGAGAAAACTAGAAAAGATAAGATAAATTTTTATAAAAGTCAAATATCTGAATCTTTAAAAATGTCAATAAATGCCATAGTGACTCATAAAATGCGTTCTTTACTGACTATGTTAGGAATAATTATTGGGATAGCTTCTATAATCTGTGTTGTTGCTCTTGGAAATGGATCTCAACAAAAGATTCTTGAAAATATTAATTCCTTAGGAACAAATACCCTTGATGTATATAACGGAGTTGGAAGAGGGGATAGATATGCTAAAAAAAATTTAACAATAAAGGACGCTGAGTATTTGGAGAAACAATTTTATATAGAAAGTATCACACCAAATACAGCTGACACTGGAATCTTAACATATAAAAATAAAGCTCTTGATGCAACTTTGAGAGGAGTTGGACAAGGTTATTTTCAAATAAAAGGGCTTAGTATAGGTGAAGGAAGTAAATTTGCTGAAGAGGATGTTGAAAAAAATGCTCAAGTGGTATTAATTGATGAAAATACAAAGGAAGAACTTTTTAAAGATGAAAATCCAGTTGGGAAAATAATAATTTATAATAAAAAACCTTTAAAAATAGTGGGTACAGCCATAGCAAATAGTAATATTTCAATGAACTCAAGTAGTTTGGTTCTATATGCTCCTTATACAACTGTTATGAATAAAATAACAGGGGATAATCGTATAAATTCCATAACTTTAAAGATAAAAAATGAAGTTGATATGCAAATAGCAGAAAAAAATGTAACTAATATTTTAAAAATAAGACATGGGAAGAAAGATTTCTTTATAATGAATATAGATACTTTGAAAAAGACAGTTGAAAGCACAACTAATGCAATGAGACTTTTGATTGCTTGTATAGCTTGTATATCATTAGTTGTTGGGGGAATAGGAGTTATGAATATAATGCTAGTTTCAGTTACAGAAAGAACTAAGGAAATTGGTATTAGAATGGCCATAGGAGCAAAACAAAGAGATATTCTTCAACAATTTTTAATTGAAGCAATTTTACTTTGCTTTATTGGAGGGGCTATTGGAGTCTTGTTATCAGTAGGGTTTGGAAATTTATTCAATATGTTAACAGATAGATTTACAATGATATTCTCTTATGCTTCAATAATTATATCAGTTTTATGTTCAACAATAATAGGGATATTATTTGGATACTTACCAGCAAAAAATGCATCTGAATTAGATCCTATAAATGCCCTTTCTAGAGAATAA
- a CDS encoding efflux RND transporter periplasmic adaptor subunit produces MKFEKFKLSKKKISILIVVLGLVIVTFSIFSNKEQKSIFLTEPVKVGTVSESVIATGTVRSNNRIDVGAQVSGEIKKLNVTLGEKVKKGDLIAIIDSTTKENELEKSKSQLISYESQLESKKIALEVADSKYMRSKKLYKLKSISQDDYESAKEKYYGAKSDLKEIEELIKQAKIEVETAKTNLSYTTILSPIDGVIISIPVSEGQTVNSSQTAPTIVQIADLDKMLIKPEISEGDITKLKVGQDVEFTILSVPGRIYKGKISSIDPASTTLTDDEYQESVSDTDAVYYYANVIVDNEDNILRIGMTTTNTIKIKEVKNVLIIPSIALSKENGKYFVRILEDEKAVKRSVKIGIKDDINVEIKSGVQKGEKVIVAEGKAGEVGKLARPPRF; encoded by the coding sequence ATGAAATTTGAAAAATTTAAACTGAGTAAAAAGAAAATATCGATTTTGATAGTTGTTTTAGGTTTGGTGATTGTTACTTTTAGTATTTTTTCAAATAAGGAACAAAAATCTATATTTTTAACAGAGCCTGTAAAAGTTGGAACTGTTAGTGAGAGTGTAATTGCTACAGGAACAGTTAGAAGCAACAATAGAATAGATGTTGGAGCTCAAGTTAGTGGTGAAATAAAAAAATTAAATGTAACCTTAGGAGAAAAAGTTAAAAAAGGAGATTTAATAGCAATAATTGATTCCACAACAAAAGAAAATGAACTTGAAAAATCAAAGTCACAACTAATTTCATATGAATCACAACTTGAAAGTAAAAAAATAGCTTTAGAAGTTGCAGATTCAAAATATATGAGATCAAAAAAATTATATAAATTAAAATCAATTTCTCAAGATGACTATGAAAGTGCAAAGGAAAAATATTATGGGGCAAAGAGTGATTTGAAGGAAATTGAAGAGCTAATAAAACAAGCAAAAATAGAAGTTGAAACAGCAAAGACAAATCTTTCTTATACTACAATTCTTTCTCCAATTGATGGGGTTATAATTTCAATTCCTGTATCAGAAGGACAGACAGTAAATAGTAGTCAAACAGCTCCAACAATAGTTCAAATTGCAGATTTGGATAAGATGCTTATAAAACCAGAGATATCTGAAGGAGATATAACAAAATTAAAAGTTGGACAAGATGTTGAATTTACAATTTTATCAGTTCCAGGAAGAATATATAAGGGTAAAATAAGTTCAATAGATCCAGCTTCAACAACTTTAACAGATGACGAATATCAAGAATCAGTAAGTGATACAGATGCAGTTTATTATTACGCAAATGTAATTGTTGATAATGAAGATAATATTTTAAGAATTGGAATGACAACTACAAATACTATAAAAATAAAGGAAGTAAAAAATGTTTTAATTATTCCTTCAATAGCTCTTAGTAAAGAAAATGGAAAATATTTTGTAAGAATATTAGAAGATGAAAAGGCAGTTAAAAGATCAGTGAAAATAGGAATAAAAGATGACATAAACGTGGAAATAAAAAGTGGAGTTCAAAAGGGAGAAAAAGTAATTGTAGCTGAAGGAAAGGCTGGAGAAGTAGGTAAATTAGCTCGTCCGCCAAGATTCTAA
- a CDS encoding HAMP domain-containing sensor histidine kinase, translated as MEGKFRSINFKVWRIMAIVIIIFFGAILTINYTVIRTMKSAFVLERLKETSGLIKDYENISSIENKYIGLPQALNFKIIQEEDGYDISIDPFIMEIAKKKDRNINIFQKITSNIEKNKEEKGRLKEEGKLIFYYVDWEQNEIGDRHKKGTVFFTVLPKRNNLEIEFFLGICLLFIMSFFISRSISKKIADPVQKLTLFAEEISKRNWKAKVPKTDYDEIGILTEALEEMRDSLRLYEERDRQFLQSTSHDLKTPVMVIKGYAQSMIDGIKINSQQTGAEVIKMEAERLERKINQLLKLNTLSHSLEYNRNKECIRIDRILKNLISKFKIIRSDLKWEIYLNEMELQGDSEAFLIAFENIIENQLRFAKNLISIRMKNGDYKEIVISNDGPHFHVQDPNILFETYTKDRSGKFGLGLSIVKQIIKSHDGTIEAYNLKEGVEFKILL; from the coding sequence ATGGAGGGTAAATTTAGATCTATTAATTTTAAAGTTTGGCGGATCATGGCTATAGTTATAATAATATTTTTTGGAGCTATTTTAACTATAAACTATACAGTTATAAGAACAATGAAAAGTGCCTTTGTATTAGAAAGGCTTAAAGAGACATCTGGGCTTATAAAGGATTATGAAAATATTTCCTCAATAGAAAATAAATATATAGGATTGCCTCAAGCTTTAAATTTTAAAATAATTCAGGAAGAAGATGGATATGATATATCAATTGATCCTTTTATTATGGAAATTGCTAAAAAGAAAGATAGAAATATAAATATATTTCAAAAGATAACAAGTAATATAGAAAAAAATAAAGAGGAAAAGGGAAGATTAAAAGAAGAGGGAAAATTAATTTTTTATTATGTTGACTGGGAACAAAATGAAATAGGAGACAGGCATAAGAAGGGAACAGTATTTTTTACAGTTTTACCAAAAAGAAATAATCTTGAAATAGAATTTTTCTTAGGAATATGTCTCTTGTTTATAATGAGCTTTTTCATTTCTAGGTCAATTTCAAAAAAAATTGCAGATCCTGTACAAAAGCTAACATTATTTGCTGAAGAAATATCCAAAAGAAACTGGAAAGCTAAGGTTCCTAAAACAGATTATGATGAAATAGGAATTTTAACAGAAGCTTTGGAAGAAATGAGAGATTCTTTAAGATTATATGAAGAAAGAGACAGACAATTTTTACAGTCCACATCTCATGATTTAAAAACTCCAGTGATGGTTATAAAGGGGTATGCTCAGTCAATGATTGATGGTATTAAAATAAATTCTCAGCAAACAGGAGCAGAAGTTATAAAAATGGAAGCAGAGCGTTTAGAAAGAAAAATAAATCAGTTATTAAAATTAAATACCCTTAGTCATTCTTTAGAATATAATAGAAATAAAGAATGTATAAGAATAGATAGGATTTTAAAAAATCTAATATCAAAATTTAAAATTATTAGATCAGATTTAAAATGGGAGATTTATTTAAATGAAATGGAGCTTCAAGGGGATTCAGAGGCATTTTTAATTGCCTTTGAAAATATTATTGAAAATCAGTTGAGATTTGCAAAGAATTTAATTTCTATAAGAATGAAAAATGGAGATTATAAAGAAATTGTTATTTCAAATGATGGTCCTCATTTTCATGTTCAAGATCCAAATATTCTTTTTGAAACTTATACCAAGGATAGATCAGGAAAGTTTGGACTAGGACTTTCAATAGTAAAACAGATTATAAAATCTCATGATGGAACTATTGAAGCTTATAATTTAAAAGAAGGTGTTGAATTTAAAATTTTACTTTAG
- a CDS encoding response regulator transcription factor — protein MKKIFLVEDEKNLRDLLVSYLINEDYDVTAFEDGISAKEAIPLNPDLWVLDIMVPGMNGYALIKEIKKNNLETPVIFMSARSAELDRVIGLEMGSEDYLPKPFLPRELILRINRLLKIDNKVKIKSKVFIGSSIFDRQRRVVLNEEKEEIPLTVKEYDFLEFLINNRGKAIERTTIIDNVWGINYFGSERVVDDTLRRLRKKIPDLPLETVYGYGYILKENL, from the coding sequence ATGAAAAAAATATTTTTAGTTGAAGATGAGAAAAATCTGAGAGATTTATTAGTATCATATTTAATTAATGAAGATTATGATGTTACTGCCTTTGAAGATGGGATCAGTGCAAAGGAAGCAATACCTTTAAATCCAGATTTATGGGTGCTCGATATTATGGTTCCAGGAATGAATGGATATGCCCTTATTAAAGAAATAAAGAAAAATAATTTGGAAACCCCTGTAATATTTATGTCAGCTAGAAGTGCTGAGCTAGATAGAGTTATAGGACTTGAAATGGGAAGTGAAGATTATCTTCCAAAGCCATTTCTTCCAAGGGAACTAATACTTAGAATAAATAGACTTTTAAAAATTGATAATAAAGTAAAAATAAAGTCTAAAGTTTTTATAGGGAGCTCTATTTTTGATAGACAAAGAAGAGTAGTATTAAATGAAGAAAAAGAAGAAATTCCACTAACAGTGAAGGAATATGATTTTTTAGAATTTTTAATAAATAACAGAGGAAAAGCTATTGAAAGAACAACAATTATTGATAATGTTTGGGGAATTAATTATTTTGGATCTGAAAGAGTGGTGGATGATACACTTAGAAGACTTAGAAAAAAAATCCCAGATCTTCCCTTGGAAACTGTTTATGGATATGGATATATTCTAAAGGAGAATTTATAA
- a CDS encoding 3-oxoacid CoA-transferase subunit B — MEINKKEARDYIAKRVAKELKDGYVVNLGIGLPTAVVNYIPEDMDIVFQSENGIIGVGPAPDNTGIDKDLINAGGGYVTVLPGAQFFDSCTSFGIIRGGHVNATVLGALQVDEEGNLANWMVPGKKVPGMGGAMDLVVGAKEVIVAMEHTAGGKLKILKKCNLPLTAAKEVNLIITEKCVLRVTERGLVLEEVSPYSSIDDIRVSTDADIIIPKNVKVLTM; from the coding sequence ATGGAAATAAATAAAAAAGAAGCAAGAGATTATATTGCTAAAAGAGTAGCAAAAGAATTAAAAGATGGCTATGTGGTAAATTTAGGAATTGGATTACCTACAGCAGTTGTAAATTATATTCCAGAAGATATGGATATAGTTTTTCAATCTGAAAACGGAATAATTGGCGTTGGTCCTGCTCCTGATAATACTGGTATAGATAAAGATTTAATTAATGCTGGGGGTGGTTATGTAACTGTTCTTCCGGGAGCTCAATTCTTTGATTCTTGTACTTCCTTTGGAATAATTAGAGGAGGACATGTAAATGCAACAGTTTTGGGAGCTTTACAAGTTGACGAAGAAGGAAATCTTGCTAATTGGATGGTTCCTGGAAAAAAAGTTCCTGGTATGGGTGGAGCTATGGATTTAGTTGTAGGGGCAAAAGAAGTAATTGTAGCTATGGAGCATACTGCAGGAGGTAAGTTGAAAATACTTAAAAAATGTAATCTACCTTTGACTGCAGCAAAGGAAGTAAATCTTATAATTACTGAAAAATGTGTATTAAGAGTAACTGAAAGAGGACTTGTGTTAGAGGAAGTAAGTCCATATTCTTCAATAGATGATATTAGAGTATCTACAGATGCAGATATAATAATACCTAAAAACGTAAAAGTGCTAACTATGTAA